Proteins from one Cicer arietinum cultivar CDC Frontier isolate Library 1 chromosome 3, Cicar.CDCFrontier_v2.0, whole genome shotgun sequence genomic window:
- the LOC101488954 gene encoding uncharacterized protein gives MKLTSKSISSPARTDKFPPPLMRFLRSNAGSRSRRSRSRSRSRRSRSSPMFVLRKKNNTTNIETQEPSSPKVTCMGQVRAKRSSKSKSKQKQKQSSTAPTHYCWWIKKPNTCRCRPVWPKWTFFRRKPTKQPKQDSLKSDSNSNFHQQNEQRCSVTVDIDNDFASHSNSNSNSFSPPKNAFLLTRCRSAPYRSSSLASRFWSSPLRNEETESTSVDDNEKQSSHSKQRESISDKDESVSEIIGSIRDSENVKELLLLKEREMQKEEDSTVARAVVLTRCKSEPARTGYGVEAEVNSLWKKTRLDFAVTSSPLRILPD, from the exons atgAAGCTAACATCAAAAAGCATTTCAAGTCCAGCTCGCACAGACAAATTTCCTCCACCACTAATGAGATTCTTAAGAAGCAATGCAGGAAGTAGAAGCAGAAGGTCAAGGTCTA GAAGTAGAAGCAGAAGGTCAAGGTCTAGTCCTATGTTCGTTCTCCGCAAAAAAAACAACACCACTAACATTGAAACTCAAGAACCTTCTTCCCCTAAAGTCACTTGCATGGGTCAAGTAAGAGCCAAACGCTCCTCCAAAtctaaatccaaacaaaaacaaaaacaatccTCCACCGCTCCAACTCACTACTGCTGGTGGATTAAAAAGCCCAACACATGCCGATGTCGGCCTGTTTGGCCCAAATGGACTTTCTTTCGAAGAAAACCCACTAAACAACCCAAACAAGATTCACTTAAATCAGACTCTAATAGTAATTTCCACCAACAAAACGAACAGAGATGTAGTGTTACTGTTGATATTGATAACGATTTCGCCtcacattcaaattcaaattcaaactctTTTTCTCCTCCCAAAAACGCTTTCCTATTAACAAGGTGTAGATCCGCACCGTACAGATCTTCATCTCTTGCAAGTAGGTTTTGGAGTTCCCCTTTAAGAAACGAAGAAACAGAATCTACTTCCGTTGACGATAACGAGAAACAGAGTTCTCATTCGAAGCAGAGAGAGTCAATTTCTGATAAAGATGAATCGGTAAGCGAAATAATCGGTTCAATTAGGGATTCAGAAAATGTTAAAGAGTTGTTGTTATTGAAAGAAAGGGAAATGCAAAAGGAAGAAGATTCTACGGTGGCGCGTGCTGTTGTACTCACTCGGTGCAAATCGGAACCGGCGCGAACCGGTTACGGAGTTGAAGCTGAGGTAAATAGTTTATGGAAAAAAACAAGGTTGGATTTTGCTGTTACCTCTTCTCCTCTCCGCATACTTcctgattaa